The following proteins are encoded in a genomic region of Periophthalmus magnuspinnatus isolate fPerMag1 chromosome 23, fPerMag1.2.pri, whole genome shotgun sequence:
- the guca1a gene encoding guanylyl cyclase-activating protein 1: MGNSHGCTVDDLQAVEMHLWYKKFMTECPSGQLTLHEFKQFFGLRGLDSEANAYIEQMFRTFDMNKDGYIDFMEYVAALSLVMRGKMEHKLRWYFKLYDVDGNGCIDRHELLNIIKAIRAINGNENQECTAEEFTNKVFDRIDINGDGELSLEEFVAGARSDEDFMEVMMKSLDLTHIVAMIHNRRRSI; the protein is encoded by the exons ATGGGGAACTCACACGGATGTACAGTGGACGACCTGCAGGCCGTGGAGATGCACCTGTGGTATAAGAAGTTCATGACAGAATGCCCATCTGGGCAGCTCACTCTGCACGAGTTCAAACAGTTCTTTGGACTGAGAGGACTAGACTCAGAGGCCAATGCCTACATTGAACAAATGTTTCGCACATTTGATATGAACAAG GATGGCTACATAGACTTTATGGAGTATGTAGCTGCCCTGAGTCTGGTGATGCGTGGAAAGATGGAGCACAAGTTGCGCTGGTATTTTAAACTTTATGATGTGGATGGCAATGGCTGCATTGACCGACACGAGCTGCTCAACATCATAAAG GCGATTCGTGCAATCAATGGAAATGAAAATCAGGAGTGTACAGCTGAGGAGTTCACCAACAAAGTGTTTGACAGGATCGATATCAACGGAGATG GTGAACTGTCCTTAGAGGAGTTCGTAGCTGGAGCTCGCAGTGATGAAGACTTTATGGAGGTGATGATGAAGAGTTTGGATCTCACTCACATTGTGGCGATGATCCACAACAGAAGACGCAGCATTTAG
- the lhfpl3 gene encoding LHFPL tetraspan subfamily member 3 protein produces MVPGAPSTGMLPASEAAKIYQTNYVRNSRAIGVLWAIFTILFAIVNVVCFIQPYWIGDGVDTPQAGYFGLFHYCIGNGLSRDLTCQGSFTEFSSIPSGAFKAASFFIGMSMVLVLTCIGCFALFFFCSTGTVYKICGWMQLAAGTCLILGCMIYPDGWDSDEVKRMCGEQTDKYTLGACSVRWAYILAIMGIMDALILSFLAFVLGNRQDSLMSEELLGDKAGNNAI; encoded by the exons ATGGTGCCCGGGGCTCCTAGTACCGGTATGCTCCCAGCGTCTGAAGCTGCAAAAATCTACCAGACCAACTACGTGCGTAATTCCCGTGCCATCGGCGTGTTATGGGCCATCTTCACGATCCTGTTTGCCATTGTAAACGTAGTATGCTTCATCCAGCCTTACTGGATCGGGGACGGCGTGGACACCCCTCAGGCGGGTTACTTCGGCCTCTTTCACTACTGCATCGGCAACGGCTTGTCCCGGGACCTGACATGTCAGGGGAGTTTTACTGAGTTCAGCTCCATCCCGTCCGGTGCTTTTAAAGCCGCTTCCTTCTTCATCGGGATGTCCATGGTGCTCGTGCTCACCTGCATCGGCTGTTTCgcgctcttcttcttctgcagcACCGGCACAGTCTACAAGATCTGCGGCTGGATGCAGCTGGCAGCAG GTACCTGTCTGATCCTGGGCTGCATGATCTACCCTGACGGCTGGGACAGTGATGAGGTGAAGCGCATGTGTGGGGAGCAGACGGATAAATACACTCTGGGGGCGTGCTCTGTGCGCTGGGCTTACATCCTGGCCATCATGGGCATCATGGACGCCCTCATCCTCTCCTTCCTTGCCTTTGTGCTAGGAAACCGCCAGGACAGCCTGATGTCCGAGGAGCTGCTGGGAGACA AGGCTGGGAATAATGCGATATAA
- the orc5 gene encoding origin recognition complex subunit 5, producing the protein MTGLLQHPGYDEEKLQRIAELLPCREVQAGLLLSLMGQPEHHCYPSIFIYGHQASGKSHVLNIVMKQLELPHAMVSCVECFSVTLLFEQVLQSFFGADASSLLPRGPSLSDFVRIYRQLSSESPTKQTRYIIMEKAEMLRDADANLLPALLRLQELVEDNVTVILLSEIVWDKFRPNTGCFEPLLLHFPDYSKGELQQILSKDKHPLYSAEFYSSYINILLGVFYSVCRDLRELRHLAALNFSKFCEPLEEGKVKESDTHKLWRNIEPHLKKAMQTVYLREVSSLQWEQMQELEEREVGAVRGLSAHTHVELPYYSKFLLIAAYLASYNPARTDKRFFLKHHGKIRKANFLKKNEKTSNHLLGPKPFPLDRMLAIFYSVVDSRVAPTASIFSQISSLVTLQLLNQVSHDDQLDAPKYKCAVSMDFICAIARTVNFDIVKYLYDFL; encoded by the exons ATGACAGGACTGCTGCAGCATCCGGGATACGATGAGGAGAAACTCCAGAGGATCGCAGAGCTGCTGCCATGCAGGGAGGTCCAGGCTGGgctcctgctctctctcatGGGGCAG CCTGAGCATCACTGTTACCCTTCAATTTTCATCTATGGGCATCAAGCCTCTGGGAAGAGCCATGTACTAAATATTGTAATGAAACAACTGGAG ctaCCCCACGCCATGGTCAGCTGTGTCGaatgtttttcagtgacatTGCTTTTTGAACAAGTGCTTCAGTCCTTCTTTGGGGCTGATGCTTCCTCCCTGCTCCCCCGAGgtccctctctgtctgactTTGTTCGCATCTACAGACAGCTGAGCTCAGAGTCACCCACCAAGCAGACCAGATACATT ataATGGAAAAGGCTGAAATGTTGAGGGACGCAGATGCCAATCTACTTCCTGCTCTCCTCCGTCTTCAGGAACTA GTTGAAGACAATGTTACAGTGATTCTGCTTAGTGAAATCGTGTGGGATAAGTTCAGACCAAACACTGGTTGTTTTGAGCCCCTCCTGCTGCATTTTCCAGACTACAGTAAAG GTGAGCTGCAGCAGATATTGTCAAAGGACAAGCATCCTTTATATTCAGCAGAGTTTTACTCCTCCTACATCAACATCTTGTTGGGTGTTTTCTACTCTGTTTGTCGAGACCTCAGAGAACTGCGCCACCTG GCTGCTCTTAATTTTTCAAAGTTCTGTGAACCACTAGAAGAAGGCAAAG TTAAAGAAAGTGACACACACAAATTGTGGCGAAACATTGAGCCTCATTTGAAAAAAGCCATGCAAACAGTTTATCTTCGAGAGGTGTCCAG tCTTCAGTGGGAGCAGATGCAAGAACTGGAGGAAAGAGAAGTCGGCGCTGTGAGAG GTTTATCAGCTCACACTCATGTTGAATTGCCTTATTACTCCAAGTTCTTATTGATTGCTGCTTACCTGGCATCATACAACCCAGCTCGCACAGACAAGCGTTTTTTCCTAAAG CATCATGGTAAAATAAGAAAAGCCAATTTTTTGAAGAAAAATGAAAAG ACTAGTAATCATCTCCTGGGACCTAAGCCCTTCCCTCTTGACCGCATGCTGGCAATCTTCTACAGTGTTGTGGACAGTAGAGTGGCCCCTACAGCCAGTATATTCTCTCAG ATCTCCTCTCTAGTGACCCTGCAGCTACTGAACCAGGTCAGCCACGATGACCAGCTCGATGCCCCCAAGTACAAGTGTGCCGTTTCTATGGACTTCATTTGTGCCATTGCCAg GACCGTCAACTTTGATATTGTGAAGTATTTGTATGACTTCCTTTGA